The Spirosoma radiotolerans genome has a window encoding:
- a CDS encoding DPP IV N-terminal domain-containing protein: protein MMANGADSIRVSITEGTNMAADLSPDKSQIVMDLQGTLWLVPTAGGVAKPITDQLGDCRQPSWSPDGKQIAFHSFWDGRYHLWSVSATGGKPKQLTTGIYDDREPHWSPDGKQLVFSSDRSGNYDIWQLNLADGKLTQLTHDSANDFNPAFSPDGKQIAFISDRTDAPGLYILTPGAPEKLSTPAAGKLAGVAWQPDGSHLFYNILNNTQSGLATVSLAGNKGQILTEISDDVFPFRVSWLSADEYLYTASGLLKRRKIGSKTSQTIPFQALIALPRNTYKRKVYDFDSQKPQPVRGIKGAAISPDGKQIAFAALGDLWLLARGTKTPERLTQGATMELEPNWSPDGTKLAYVSDRNGTMDVWIRDLKTGQDRLLVDMTDDLHYPTWSPDGSKIAFYQSDPRNAWGRSTLYVADVTYTADVTAPKTRIAHESIFVPSQASWSPDGKTIAVSALHPYSSRYREGVSEVLLISVDGKNDRYVSPAPAHSLATRGQNGPVWSPDGTKMAYVLDGLLYVTDVKSDGSISGTPRQLTTEQAETPSWTNDSKSLLFLATDVFKQVYLIDGHVETHPMDLSWKISQPTGTVVVHAGRLFDGKANTYRTNVDILIDGHRIKAILPHQAGRSGTLVDASAKTVIPGLFEMHTHQHSMVGEKIGRLWLSFGITSIREPGADPYDALERKEAWASGIRPGPRQFFTGGLTDGTRIYYGAATSINSDEQLDRELNRSVRLGYDLIKTYVRMPDAMQQRITAFAHAHGLPVSSHEIFPAMRYDVDAVEHIGGTSRRGYSPKITAMNRSYQDVIQLLAKSGMNITPTASLQGGFSVLTTKDPGLLENRQYKAFYSEEYTNALLAGSAQYAKLSPGYLSNFGNLEKGVKALVDAGAHVTTGTDSPFVPYGMSLHTELQVFVDAGLTPYQALRSATLWAAETVGVSNDLGSVEPGKLADLVIVNGDPLTNIRDVLNVEQVIRNGEVFPIDRLLTRP, encoded by the coding sequence ATGATGGCTAATGGAGCCGACTCAATTCGGGTATCGATTACAGAAGGCACTAATATGGCAGCCGACTTATCGCCCGATAAAAGTCAGATTGTCATGGACTTGCAGGGCACCCTTTGGCTCGTTCCGACCGCAGGTGGCGTAGCAAAACCCATCACCGATCAATTGGGCGACTGCCGTCAGCCAAGCTGGTCGCCCGATGGCAAACAGATCGCTTTTCATTCGTTCTGGGATGGGCGGTATCACCTATGGAGCGTATCGGCAACGGGGGGCAAGCCTAAACAGCTAACCACAGGCATCTACGATGACCGCGAACCGCATTGGTCGCCCGATGGGAAGCAGTTAGTATTCTCGTCGGATCGAAGCGGCAATTACGACATCTGGCAACTCAATCTGGCCGATGGAAAACTAACGCAATTAACCCACGATTCGGCTAATGACTTCAACCCGGCATTTTCGCCCGATGGCAAACAAATTGCATTCATTTCCGACCGCACCGATGCTCCCGGCCTGTATATCCTGACACCGGGCGCTCCCGAGAAACTTAGTACGCCCGCTGCTGGCAAACTGGCCGGAGTGGCCTGGCAGCCCGATGGCTCACATCTGTTTTACAACATCCTCAACAATACGCAGAGTGGCCTGGCAACGGTGTCTCTGGCGGGTAATAAAGGGCAGATACTGACAGAAATCAGTGACGATGTGTTTCCCTTTCGAGTTAGCTGGCTTTCGGCCGATGAATACCTGTACACGGCCAGCGGACTATTGAAACGGCGTAAAATCGGGAGTAAAACCAGCCAGACCATTCCCTTTCAAGCCCTGATTGCGCTACCCCGAAACACCTACAAACGGAAAGTATACGATTTTGATAGCCAGAAACCACAACCCGTTCGGGGCATCAAAGGGGCCGCCATCTCACCCGATGGGAAACAAATTGCGTTCGCAGCGCTGGGCGATCTGTGGTTACTAGCAAGGGGAACAAAAACCCCGGAACGACTGACGCAGGGAGCAACGATGGAACTGGAGCCAAACTGGTCACCCGATGGGACCAAGCTGGCTTATGTATCGGATCGAAATGGTACGATGGACGTCTGGATTCGGGATTTAAAAACCGGGCAGGACCGCCTTCTGGTCGATATGACCGACGACCTTCACTACCCGACATGGTCGCCGGATGGCAGTAAAATAGCTTTTTACCAAAGTGATCCCCGCAACGCCTGGGGACGCAGCACCCTCTATGTAGCCGACGTTACCTATACGGCTGATGTCACCGCTCCGAAAACTCGTATCGCCCACGAGTCAATTTTTGTACCCAGTCAGGCAAGTTGGTCGCCCGATGGTAAGACCATTGCCGTCTCAGCGCTTCACCCCTACTCGTCGCGTTACCGGGAAGGTGTCAGCGAAGTATTGCTTATTTCGGTCGACGGTAAAAATGACCGATACGTATCGCCAGCCCCTGCACACAGCCTGGCGACCAGGGGCCAGAATGGGCCTGTCTGGTCGCCCGACGGGACAAAAATGGCGTATGTTCTCGATGGTCTGCTCTATGTAACGGACGTAAAATCCGATGGCAGCATTAGCGGAACACCCCGACAGCTTACTACCGAACAGGCCGAAACCCCCTCCTGGACCAATGATTCAAAAAGCCTGCTATTCCTGGCTACCGACGTTTTCAAGCAAGTTTACCTAATCGATGGACACGTTGAAACCCATCCGATGGATCTGTCCTGGAAAATCAGCCAGCCAACCGGAACCGTGGTAGTTCATGCCGGGCGGCTCTTCGATGGCAAGGCCAACACCTACCGCACCAATGTTGACATTCTGATCGATGGCCACCGGATCAAGGCCATTTTGCCACATCAGGCAGGTCGCTCCGGCACGCTCGTCGATGCATCGGCCAAAACGGTTATACCCGGTTTATTTGAGATGCACACGCACCAGCACTCGATGGTTGGCGAGAAGATTGGGCGGTTGTGGTTATCCTTTGGTATCACCTCCATTCGCGAGCCCGGTGCCGATCCATATGACGCGCTTGAACGCAAAGAAGCCTGGGCGAGTGGTATCCGGCCCGGCCCACGCCAGTTTTTTACGGGTGGACTAACGGACGGAACCCGCATTTACTACGGAGCTGCTACCAGCATCAACTCCGATGAGCAACTGGACCGCGAACTCAACCGCTCGGTCCGTCTGGGATACGACCTTATCAAGACCTATGTCCGAATGCCGGATGCCATGCAACAGCGGATTACGGCTTTTGCACACGCGCATGGGCTACCCGTTTCATCCCACGAGATTTTCCCGGCCATGCGATACGATGTCGATGCCGTTGAGCACATTGGCGGCACAAGCCGACGGGGATACTCGCCCAAAATAACGGCCATGAACCGCAGTTACCAAGACGTAATTCAGTTGCTGGCCAAGTCGGGCATGAACATTACGCCAACGGCTTCACTGCAGGGCGGCTTTTCGGTACTGACCACCAAAGACCCAGGGTTGCTGGAGAACCGGCAGTATAAGGCATTTTACTCGGAAGAGTACACCAATGCCCTTCTGGCAGGATCGGCTCAGTACGCGAAGTTAAGCCCTGGTTACCTGAGCAATTTCGGGAATCTGGAAAAAGGCGTCAAAGCCCTTGTCGACGCGGGTGCCCACGTTACAACCGGCACCGACAGCCCCTTTGTGCCCTACGGCATGAGCCTGCATACCGAGTTGCAGGTTTTCGTTGACGCGGGTCTTACTCCTTATCAGGCGTTGCGCTCCGCCACACTCTGGGCCGCCGAAACAGTTGGCGTCAGTAATGATTTAGGCTCAGTAGAGCCGGGCAAACTGGCCGATCTGGTTATCGTAAACGGCGACCCGCTCACCAATATCCGCGACGTGTTGAATGTCGAACAAGTTATCCGTAATGGTGAGGTATTTCCAATAGACCGATTGTTAACGCGGCCCTAA
- a CDS encoding SusC/RagA family TonB-linked outer membrane protein, producing the protein MMKSLLMSLLLVGLSCSGALAQGRKVSGIVTADEGIGGFAGATVVVKGTTIGTVTDVKGEFSLNVPASATTLVISAVGMQTVEEVIGGKTSLNVLLKTDTKQLNEVIITALGLKEERDKFASSVSTVTGKNIAKSGETSLLTGLSGKASGVIITRNGGDPGAGAYIQIRGQNTINGNAQPLFIVDGIPVSNSSDNNGSAAGNSIVQQSRINDINPEDIESMEVLKGASAAALWGTRAANGVVVITTKKGKDSKGKVNITFKSTVSFDKVNKMHPLQTTYGQGTNGLYSQGNKVSFGDLISDRKGGPDTYITDPTDPRYQGYVTFPDGTKRYAIAPGTAANPHGGKNSKDVFDHVNDVYQTGHYTDNSINISGGNNRSNFMISYSNLNQDGIVKAFSNYQRNTARVNVASQFTEWFRASANVAYSKVFSSRNQQGDNLDGILLGGTRTAPDFDNSYYTGTYTDASGQVYANEHVSYRNPLGKDQNSIYSNPVWNINNNKNTTDVDRITGNVELGITPVSWLSITGRTGVDNFTDARLERFARNSSTYLGGYLSKNWITEKQFNTDIFANASKTFSNDFSGSLLVGVNYNSRRKAILTDAITNLIVPTAPDILTNALNSNLSASNYNSLIRTYAYYGQAELQAYNMLFLTLTGRSESASTFGSKTKNSFFFPSAALAWQFSKLKGLETSPVLSFGKLRLTWGQVGIQPQPYQNFTTFSPALYGDSFAGGLSSASSLYGGGYVRSTTAGNDFLRPERKTETEVGVDLRFLNNRINFSATAYTNSTKDVILSLNVPYETGYTVRNINAAELSNKGIELEAGADMFTAGDFKWNLAANFSLNRNKVISLAGASVQILPDSYQENASLIPGQPFGVFYSTDFLKDESGKYKLDANGFPQGGTDNEIIGNPNPKWRGGLGSTFSYKGLSLYVLFDRVAGNDFYNGTRGALYNIGTHGDQGHTAVAPAGGIKDVNGKTIAAGTSFQGEIKDFGAGPVALNQAWYQGRGTAFNSASYKQFIEDGSATRLREITLSYSLRSEKFRRATHLSNVDFSLTGRNLLLWTKYTGTDPEVNITGAGLSRGQDWFTNPNTKSLLFSMKITY; encoded by the coding sequence ATGATGAAATCATTACTCATGAGCCTGCTTCTGGTGGGCTTGAGTTGCTCTGGCGCACTGGCACAGGGCCGAAAAGTAAGCGGCATAGTTACTGCCGATGAAGGAATTGGTGGGTTTGCGGGTGCTACCGTCGTTGTCAAAGGCACAACCATCGGTACAGTAACGGATGTGAAAGGAGAATTCAGTTTAAATGTACCAGCTTCAGCAACGACCCTGGTTATCTCGGCGGTCGGGATGCAAACGGTTGAAGAAGTTATAGGGGGAAAAACCTCGCTTAATGTTCTCCTTAAAACAGACACCAAGCAATTAAATGAGGTAATCATTACGGCGCTTGGCCTGAAAGAAGAGCGCGACAAATTTGCGTCGTCCGTATCAACAGTAACGGGTAAAAATATAGCCAAATCAGGGGAAACCAGTCTACTGACAGGATTGAGCGGAAAAGCGTCCGGTGTAATCATTACCCGAAACGGGGGCGATCCGGGTGCCGGGGCTTACATCCAGATCCGGGGTCAGAATACCATCAATGGCAATGCACAGCCCCTCTTTATTGTAGATGGTATCCCGGTCAGTAACTCCAGCGACAACAATGGCTCTGCGGCCGGTAACTCAATTGTTCAGCAGTCGCGTATTAACGACATCAACCCGGAGGATATCGAGAGCATGGAAGTCCTGAAAGGCGCTTCGGCAGCGGCCTTATGGGGCACACGGGCTGCCAATGGGGTCGTTGTGATTACGACAAAAAAAGGAAAAGATAGTAAAGGGAAAGTCAATATCACGTTTAAGTCGACCGTCTCTTTCGATAAAGTCAATAAAATGCACCCCCTGCAAACCACTTATGGACAGGGAACCAACGGGCTCTACAGCCAGGGAAATAAGGTTAGTTTCGGCGATCTGATTTCTGACCGGAAAGGCGGGCCGGATACCTACATTACGGACCCTACCGATCCGCGTTATCAGGGCTATGTGACCTTTCCAGATGGCACTAAACGGTATGCCATCGCGCCGGGTACGGCCGCCAATCCACATGGTGGTAAAAACTCAAAGGATGTTTTTGACCATGTGAACGACGTGTATCAAACAGGCCATTACACCGATAATAGCATCAACATCAGCGGGGGGAATAACCGATCCAACTTTATGATCAGTTATTCTAACTTGAATCAGGACGGCATTGTAAAAGCCTTCAGTAACTATCAGCGAAATACGGCCAGGGTAAACGTAGCCAGCCAATTTACCGAGTGGTTCCGGGCTTCTGCCAACGTGGCTTATTCGAAGGTATTCTCATCCCGAAACCAGCAGGGCGATAACCTGGATGGTATTCTGCTGGGCGGTACGCGTACTGCCCCCGACTTCGACAATTCCTACTACACTGGCACGTACACGGATGCCAGCGGACAGGTTTACGCCAATGAACACGTGTCGTATCGGAACCCGCTGGGTAAAGATCAGAATTCCATTTATTCGAATCCGGTATGGAACATCAACAATAACAAAAATACAACGGATGTTGACCGCATTACGGGAAATGTAGAGTTAGGCATTACGCCTGTATCCTGGTTAAGCATTACAGGACGCACGGGCGTTGATAACTTCACCGATGCCCGTTTGGAGCGATTTGCCCGTAACTCGTCTACATACCTCGGCGGTTATCTATCCAAAAACTGGATTACCGAAAAGCAGTTCAACACGGATATATTTGCCAATGCCAGTAAAACCTTCAGTAATGATTTCAGTGGTTCGCTGCTGGTGGGGGTCAATTACAACAGCCGTCGGAAAGCTATTTTAACGGATGCCATTACGAATCTAATCGTGCCGACAGCTCCTGATATTCTGACAAATGCGCTGAACTCAAATCTCAGCGCCAGCAATTACAACTCGCTCATCCGCACCTACGCCTATTATGGGCAGGCCGAATTGCAAGCGTATAATATGCTGTTTTTGACCCTGACTGGCCGGAGCGAAAGTGCCTCGACATTTGGCTCTAAAACCAAAAACAGTTTCTTCTTTCCATCGGCGGCACTGGCCTGGCAGTTCAGTAAGCTGAAAGGGCTGGAAACGAGCCCGGTTCTTAGCTTCGGCAAATTACGACTGACCTGGGGGCAGGTGGGTATTCAGCCACAGCCTTACCAGAACTTCACCACATTCTCACCGGCCCTGTATGGCGATTCGTTTGCGGGTGGTTTATCGTCGGCCAGTTCGCTTTATGGCGGGGGGTATGTACGTAGCACAACAGCCGGCAATGACTTCCTGCGACCCGAGCGGAAAACAGAAACCGAAGTTGGTGTTGATTTACGCTTCCTCAACAACCGGATCAATTTCTCCGCTACCGCCTACACCAACAGCACCAAAGACGTCATTCTGTCGCTGAATGTGCCTTATGAAACAGGCTATACCGTTCGCAACATCAATGCGGCCGAGCTCTCCAACAAAGGAATTGAGCTGGAAGCCGGGGCCGATATGTTTACGGCGGGTGATTTCAAATGGAATCTGGCGGCCAACTTCTCCCTGAACCGGAACAAAGTAATATCGCTGGCCGGTGCTTCCGTCCAGATTTTACCCGACAGCTATCAGGAAAATGCATCCCTGATTCCGGGTCAGCCATTCGGCGTTTTCTACTCGACCGATTTCCTGAAAGACGAATCGGGCAAATACAAACTCGATGCCAATGGCTTTCCACAGGGCGGCACCGATAACGAAATCATTGGTAACCCAAACCCCAAATGGCGGGGCGGCCTAGGCAGTACATTCTCCTACAAGGGCCTTTCTCTATATGTTCTGTTTGATCGTGTTGCCGGCAATGATTTTTATAATGGAACGCGGGGCGCACTTTATAACATCGGCACCCACGGCGACCAGGGCCACACGGCCGTTGCACCAGCGGGCGGCATCAAAGATGTGAATGGCAAAACCATTGCCGCCGGCACCTCTTTCCAGGGTGAGATCAAAGACTTTGGTGCCGGGCCTGTGGCGCTGAACCAGGCCTGGTATCAGGGACGGGGAACGGCCTTTAACTCAGCCTCCTATAAACAGTTTATCGAGGATGGAAGCGCGACCCGCCTGCGCGAAATAACGCTGAGCTACAGCCTGCGGAGCGAGAAGTTTCGCCGGGCAACTCACCTATCGAATGTCGACTTCAGCTTAACGGGCCGTAACCTCCTTTTATGGACCAAGTATACCGGCACCGACCCCGAGGTGAACATTACGGGCGCGGGCCTCTCGAGAGGGCAGGACTGGTTTACAAACCCGAATACGAAGTCACTCCTGTTTTCGATGAAAATTACGTACTAA
- a CDS encoding SusD/RagB family nutrient-binding outer membrane lipoprotein translates to MKKSFSHKITVALLGITLLSSCKDLFNEPTIQSNPNAVTDVDVATLLSGTLLGVSMLHEDTDVRIGAIWAGQLNGLARQHQGYADYIVSSQNFTWNPLYPAASQARLIQIKADAVGDKWTKGVGQVLEALLIAKATDLYGDVPYSQAFDDVKYPTPVFDKQADVYTAIQTTLDNAIQNLSAPAGLAFASQDFIYGGSVAKWKAAANTLKARLYLHTGEYAKAVSSAASGISSTAGDALIPHGTSQGVDYNQNYDFFRVNRAGDTGFDGAYLPALMQSRIGSANTKTNETALYNHYFKLGITATGSLDPNTTDGAFTSTAPHPIITYYENQLIIAEAQARLGDTAKALAALNSVRSGLATGYINGKTLSATGRQYDPYVLADFSPTGLANPTKAATVQTALLYEIIAQRYIFFLMQYEAFNDVRRLEKATPLVQLPIPLYSGSKKPERFIYPQGEVNTNPNVPKPLPDQFQKIPIFQ, encoded by the coding sequence ATGAAAAAATCATTTTCCCATAAAATCACCGTGGCGCTGCTGGGTATCACCCTGCTGAGCAGTTGTAAGGATTTGTTTAATGAACCAACGATTCAGAGCAACCCAAATGCTGTTACGGACGTCGATGTAGCCACGCTGCTGTCTGGAACCTTGCTGGGTGTGTCGATGCTTCATGAAGATACCGACGTACGGATCGGTGCCATCTGGGCAGGCCAGTTAAATGGATTGGCCCGCCAGCATCAGGGGTATGCCGATTACATTGTTTCCTCGCAGAACTTTACCTGGAATCCACTCTATCCGGCGGCAAGCCAGGCCCGGCTGATTCAAATCAAAGCCGACGCCGTTGGCGATAAGTGGACAAAAGGCGTTGGTCAGGTGCTGGAAGCTCTGCTGATTGCCAAAGCAACCGATTTATACGGCGATGTTCCCTACAGTCAGGCTTTTGACGATGTTAAATACCCAACGCCCGTTTTCGATAAACAGGCCGATGTATATACGGCCATTCAAACGACGTTGGACAACGCCATTCAGAACTTATCGGCACCGGCAGGCCTGGCGTTTGCCAGCCAGGACTTTATTTACGGCGGTAGCGTTGCCAAGTGGAAAGCAGCGGCCAACACCCTCAAAGCGCGGCTTTATTTACATACCGGCGAGTATGCGAAAGCCGTCAGCAGTGCTGCATCGGGTATAAGCAGTACCGCCGGAGATGCCTTAATTCCACACGGCACGAGCCAAGGGGTCGATTATAATCAGAACTACGATTTCTTCCGGGTTAACCGGGCGGGCGATACAGGCTTCGACGGAGCTTACTTACCCGCCCTGATGCAGTCGCGCATTGGTTCGGCCAACACCAAGACCAACGAAACAGCGCTCTATAATCATTATTTTAAGCTAGGGATTACGGCAACGGGCAGCCTTGACCCAAACACAACCGATGGCGCTTTTACATCAACAGCGCCCCACCCTATCATTACGTATTACGAAAATCAATTGATCATCGCCGAAGCCCAGGCCCGACTGGGCGATACCGCCAAAGCACTGGCAGCGCTTAATTCGGTCCGAAGTGGGTTGGCCACTGGCTACATCAACGGAAAAACCTTATCTGCCACGGGCCGTCAATATGACCCTTACGTACTGGCCGATTTTAGCCCGACTGGCCTGGCCAATCCAACCAAAGCAGCCACGGTCCAAACCGCTCTCCTGTATGAGATTATCGCGCAACGATATATTTTCTTCCTGATGCAGTATGAAGCGTTTAATGACGTTCGTCGGCTGGAGAAAGCGACACCTCTTGTTCAATTGCCCATTCCACTGTATAGCGGCAGTAAGAAACCCGAGCGGTTCATTTACCCACAGGGCGAAGTCAATACCAATCCAAATGTACCCAAGCCACTTCCAGACCAGTTTCAGAAAATTCCAATCTTCCAATAA
- a CDS encoding PIG-L family deacetylase, protein MSLKKSLLILLLGSLLTHSSFAQVPYGPIKPAPPGEILSNLKKLNVLGSVLYVAAHPDDENTLLLSYLAKERLVRTGYLSLTRGDGGQNLIGPEQGENIGVIRTQELLAARRVDGPDQFFSRAYDFGFSKQTTEAVRTWGQDKVLADVVWMIRKYQPDVIMTRFPPDARAGHGHHSASGFLAEEAFKISNDPTKFPEQLAYVKPWQAKRIMWNMFIPGAFLSNKKPEEAGNLIGIETGLFNPLLGRSYGEIASESRSQHKSQGFGVAPNRGAKIDYLLLKGGDPVQKDPMEGVDMTWKRVPNSDAVQTQVNQTISQFKPDQPAASVPALIQLYGAIGKLDTTNIYVKAKRQEVEMLIRQCLGLWFETNPTDYAATPGETIKLTTNIVNRTDSPVTLVHIHYSTGKDSTLNLTLKPNDVVLLPTSVMIPKTAKISQPYWLEKPIDKGLFQVDNQQLIGLPENPPALTTSYTFDISGQRFTFSRPVVYKSTDPVDGEIYRPFIIQPAVTANLAERVYTFADNTPKTTEVVLKAGRANVTGTLRIDVPTGWRIDPASQPFELKNKGDEQRLSFRLTPSDKAQNGKLQAVMTTADGTFTTGLRVIAYKHIPTQTLFPQAEAKLVKLDVKVTAKNIGYIVGAGDEVPAALQQMGCRVNILGPTELNGNLSAYDAIVVGVRAYNTNSAMARYQPKLMEYVKNGGTMVVQYVTPNNSFLRNEAQLPPLGPYPFTVVNERVTEEDAPMTFINPKHPLLNYPNKITEADFAGWIQERGIYFARDWDKAYEPIFSSHDQNEAPKEGSLIYAKYGKGHYMYTGLVFFRELPAGIPGAYRLFANLISAGK, encoded by the coding sequence GTGTCTCTCAAGAAATCACTACTCATCCTGCTGCTTGGCAGTCTGCTCACGCACTCCTCTTTCGCTCAAGTTCCCTATGGCCCCATCAAGCCAGCCCCACCAGGCGAGATTCTGTCAAACCTCAAGAAGCTGAATGTGCTGGGTTCCGTGCTGTACGTAGCCGCGCACCCCGACGATGAAAACACCCTATTACTTTCTTATCTGGCCAAAGAACGACTGGTCCGAACCGGCTATTTATCCCTGACCCGGGGCGATGGCGGCCAGAATCTTATCGGCCCCGAACAGGGCGAAAACATTGGTGTGATCAGAACGCAGGAGTTGCTGGCGGCCCGGCGCGTCGATGGGCCGGATCAGTTTTTCAGCCGGGCGTATGATTTCGGTTTCTCTAAACAAACGACCGAAGCGGTCCGCACCTGGGGGCAGGATAAAGTGCTGGCCGATGTGGTCTGGATGATCCGCAAATACCAGCCCGACGTAATCATGACGCGCTTTCCACCCGATGCCCGCGCGGGTCACGGGCACCATAGCGCATCGGGATTTCTGGCTGAAGAAGCCTTCAAAATTTCGAACGATCCTACTAAATTTCCCGAGCAACTGGCCTATGTGAAACCCTGGCAGGCCAAACGCATCATGTGGAATATGTTTATTCCGGGGGCATTTTTGAGCAATAAAAAACCCGAAGAAGCCGGTAACCTGATTGGCATTGAGACCGGCTTATTCAATCCGCTACTGGGCCGATCATACGGCGAAATTGCCTCCGAAAGTCGCAGTCAGCACAAAAGTCAGGGCTTCGGCGTAGCCCCTAACCGGGGTGCCAAAATTGATTATCTGTTGCTGAAAGGCGGTGATCCTGTTCAGAAGGACCCGATGGAAGGCGTCGACATGACCTGGAAACGGGTACCCAACAGCGATGCCGTTCAGACGCAGGTGAACCAGACCATCAGTCAGTTTAAGCCCGACCAACCAGCTGCATCGGTACCCGCCCTGATCCAACTGTATGGAGCGATTGGTAAACTGGATACGACCAATATTTACGTAAAAGCGAAGCGGCAGGAAGTCGAAATGCTTATCCGGCAGTGCCTCGGCCTATGGTTTGAAACCAACCCAACCGATTATGCAGCCACGCCCGGCGAAACCATTAAGCTAACCACCAACATCGTTAACCGTACGGACTCCCCTGTTACGTTAGTCCACATCCACTACTCGACCGGAAAAGACAGCACGCTCAACCTGACCCTCAAGCCCAATGACGTGGTGCTGCTCCCAACGAGCGTGATGATTCCGAAAACCGCGAAAATTTCCCAACCTTACTGGCTCGAAAAACCGATTGACAAAGGGTTATTTCAGGTTGACAATCAGCAGCTTATTGGCCTGCCCGAAAATCCGCCTGCCTTAACGACCAGCTATACGTTTGATATTAGTGGCCAGCGCTTTACGTTCAGCCGTCCGGTTGTCTACAAATCGACCGATCCCGTCGATGGCGAAATTTACCGGCCGTTTATTATTCAACCCGCTGTGACGGCAAACCTGGCCGAACGCGTTTACACCTTTGCCGACAACACGCCAAAAACAACCGAGGTTGTCCTGAAAGCAGGGCGTGCGAATGTAACCGGCACTTTACGGATCGATGTGCCAACGGGCTGGCGGATCGACCCGGCATCGCAGCCCTTCGAGTTAAAAAACAAAGGGGATGAACAACGGCTATCGTTCCGGTTGACCCCGAGCGATAAAGCTCAGAATGGGAAGCTACAAGCCGTGATGACAACGGCAGATGGCACCTTTACAACGGGCCTGCGGGTGATTGCCTATAAGCATATTCCAACTCAAACGCTGTTTCCACAGGCGGAGGCCAAACTGGTTAAGCTGGACGTGAAAGTAACCGCCAAAAATATAGGCTACATTGTTGGTGCGGGGGATGAAGTGCCGGCAGCCTTACAACAGATGGGCTGTCGGGTAAACATTCTCGGCCCAACCGAACTGAACGGAAACCTGTCGGCTTACGATGCCATCGTGGTGGGCGTTCGGGCGTACAACACCAACAGCGCCATGGCCCGCTACCAGCCGAAATTGATGGAATATGTCAAAAATGGCGGAACGATGGTTGTTCAATATGTGACACCCAATAATTCGTTTTTGCGTAATGAAGCTCAACTGCCGCCATTAGGCCCCTACCCCTTTACGGTCGTAAATGAACGCGTAACGGAAGAAGATGCACCCATGACGTTCATTAATCCAAAGCATCCGTTACTGAACTACCCGAACAAAATTACCGAAGCGGATTTCGCAGGCTGGATACAGGAGCGTGGTATCTATTTCGCCCGCGACTGGGACAAAGCCTATGAGCCGATCTTCTCATCCCACGACCAGAACGAAGCCCCCAAAGAAGGCAGCCTGATCTACGCTAAATATGGCAAGGGGCATTACATGTATACAGGTCTGGTATTCTTCCGTGAGCTACCAGCTGGTATTCCCGGTGCCTATCGTCTGTTCGCCAACCTGATTTCAGCCGGGAAGTAA
- a CDS encoding REP-associated tyrosine transposase codes for MGLRNRSLLTEERCFFITTTCYRHLPLLADPTCFGILFDSFLFYNKKYKAKLLAYVLLNNHIHFIIYFPEETRLMDYIRDFKKFTSLKLREYIETNYPDQVWYIEYKKRTQHFKIWEDRYDDVYLHSRSVCEIKIDYIHNNPVRAGLVSNPADYPYSSAAFYEGKREKSQLMHYLEVF; via the coding sequence ATGGGATTGCGCAATCGAAGTCTGTTAACTGAGGAACGTTGCTTTTTCATCACAACTACTTGCTACCGGCACTTACCTCTACTAGCCGATCCGACCTGTTTTGGTATTCTGTTCGATAGCTTTCTGTTCTATAACAAAAAGTACAAAGCAAAGCTGCTGGCCTATGTACTCCTGAATAACCATATTCATTTCATCATTTATTTTCCGGAAGAAACGCGGCTGATGGATTATATTCGAGACTTCAAGAAGTTTACATCGCTGAAACTACGAGAATATATTGAAACAAATTATCCAGATCAAGTTTGGTATATCGAATATAAAAAGCGTACCCAACACTTTAAGATCTGGGAAGATCGATACGATGATGTGTACCTTCACTCACGCAGCGTCTGCGAGATAAAAATCGACTATATCCACAACAACCCAGTGCGCGCTGGATTAGTCAGCAATCCGGCCGACTATCCTTATTCTAGCGCTGCATTTTATGAAGGCAAGCGGGAGAAATCGCAATTAATGCATTATCTAGAGGTGTTTTGA